The genomic interval GGATTCTTTCGAAACATAAGAGATGGTCACCGCTTCTAACGAAGGAGTCTTTTGTCTGGCAGGGTCTCTCATTTTTATGAGTCTCTTGGAAGCGCCTGGAACAGAGCCATGAAGGAGGACGTATTCGGATCTGACCAGGCCGTACTGGGGAAAACCTCCCTTAACGTTGATATCCTCGTCTTTTTCGCTTGAGTATTTCAGTACCCTGATATTATGAAATGTACGCTGGTGAAAACCAACTTGACCAGCCTGCGGAACAGTGTTTCTGACCCAATCTGGATGCCATGGGCCCAGTGTTCCAATCATTCTTCTATGTTTCCTGTTCTTAGTTGGCAAAAGTTTCACTCCAAATCTCTTTATATGGCCCTGGAAACCTTTTCCCTTCGTCACACCTATAACATCAACAAAATTACCAGGTTTTGAGAAATCGGAAAACTTAATTTCTTTTCCAAGGTGTTCTTCGGCATATTTCAACCTTGATTGAAGATCTGAACCGGAGATTTTTACTTCAAATATGTCCGGTGTTTTTGAAGGTACTCCTGTTATCGAATCAGGATTAGTGCTAACTATTAACCTGACATCGGAAAGACTGTCCGGAGAAACAGGCAGACCTTTTTCCTCGCCTTCCTTCTTCGTTCTTTTCGGTATCCTTCTTAGAAGGTCTTTACTTAAGGTTTCAGCCCACTTCTCAGATAGCGTTCTAAGACCCTCGTCTGTCTCTTCATAATACCTTATTCCGACGACGTTAAGAGGCGGTACCTCTACAATTGTGACTGCTGATGCTATTGACTGCCCTGCAGTAACACTATATTTGCGATAATCAGTCATTTCGATATGCGTCATACCGACCTTGTATCCGGCAAACGCCTGTATTTTTGGACTGCCGTCTAATTCGGGCCATGACCTGATGTCGCCCTGCATTCTCTTTGCTCGTACTCGAGGATAATATCCAGTAGATCCTCTCCTAGGATGATGTGGTGTCGCCATTATTTATCACCTTACACCGTTACACATTCCCGGTCTTGCCAGAATATTGGAGACCTTATTGGGTTGCCAGATATGCATTGCCCACTGTGTATGGTCTTAAGTATTCCCGAAGTCTCAGAATCTATTTAAACATTACATGTGTCAATGAAGACCATTGAAGGAGTGAATAGAATGAGTATCCTCGCCCCTGAAATCATAAATGTCAAATCAGATGTAGGGGGTAATATATCTCTAAAATACAATACGAATCTCTAATTTTCCTGGTCCCCCACAATGGAAACATACGTGTCTTCGAGACTGTCAACGGGAGTTACCCATTTAACCATATATCCCTCCCTCTGTAAGGCATCTATTACATTTGAATTTGAAACGTTTGCATTCTTTCTGAGAATAATAGTGTTACCGCGAGCATCAACTAATTCAGCATTAGGCAAACACGCCCCGAATTTATCTCCTGACGATTCCAATTCCACCTTTATCTCACTTTCTTCCGAGAAAGTTTCTGTTTTAAACGCGATTTTCCCCTTGTTCACGATATAAACAACATCACACACTTCCCTAGCTTCGTAAATCAGGTGTGTGCTAAGAATGATTAGCTTGTCCTTCTTTTCTTTCATTATTTTTATTAGATCCCGTATCTCCTTCATTCCGGATGGATCTAGTCCGAACGTTGGCTCATCGAGTATAAGTATTGGTGGATCCCCAACCAAGGCAGAGGCCAGTGCAAGACGCTGCTTCATTCCTCTGGAAAAGGTACCTGCACGCCTATCGAGATAACTTGAAATGTGCGTCAAGGAAGAGACGCGATTAATTTCCCTGTTGACATTTTCTTTTCTAAACCCTTTGATTTTGGCAACATAATTAAGTGCTTCTCGAGCAGTTAAATATGGATAGAATTCTGGTTGCTCTACAAGGTTCCCAACATATTTCATCGCCTTGTATGATTCCTCTGCTACGTCGATTCCATTTATTCTGACGGATCCCATGGTAGGGTGAACAAGGCCTGTGAGTATTTTGAACATAGTTGTTTTTCCCGCTCCGTTTGGCCCGAGAATACCTACACAACCAGGATTATCAATTTTCAAATTTATTGAATCAAGTGCGGTGACGTTTGAAAAACGTTTCGTAACATCTTTCAGCTCTAGATCGAAGTTCATTTCACATCCTTCCTTTCAAATATAACTGCAGCAACGGAGAATGAAACTATACCGTATATGACCATTATAAGTATAGAACGAAGCATCTCGGTCGTACTGGGTGAATTTAATGTCGTGGAAAAAGAAAATGGATTGGAAGAAGCATTCAGGTACACGTCCTTGATTATGGAGGCCGCAACATTAAGCAGATAATATGGTGTCGTCTTGAATAGCAACTCTTCCACAATTAAATATGCATTGAATACAAGGAAATATATGAGAAAGACAGAAATATATGCATAGGTGTTCTTGTTGAAGATGGAACTGATAAGGAAAGTTAACGCCATTATTGAGAATATGAATAAAACGAGAAGGAGGTATGATTTTGGAAGTGCAGGAATCACCGAACCGAAGAGGTAGAAGAATACGCCGGCCTGCATGGCTACATAAATACTGATCACAATAATCGTGACAGAAACTGCTGCAAAGTATTTCGATACAAGAAGATTGAATCTGCTTACAGGAAGTGGGAAAATGTGGTATGCGGTTTTATTCTCAATCTCACTTGAAATCGCAGATGATCCAAAGAAAACTGCTGCAAACACAGGAAGATCCGTCATGACAAAAGACCAGATATAACCAAGGACATCTTCCCTAATCGGCGAAGTGAAACTTGATGCAGGTATTCCTGGAAATATCTTTGAAAGATCATTTATGTATCGTATAGAAAAATAACTTAAGAGAACTGAAACAAGCACAATAATTATAAGCATCAGATAGAAACTCTTAGAACGGTAATAATTCTTGAAATAGTAGCTGTAAGTGGTTGCAAAAGATCCAAACGGAGAGGCCATGTCATTGACTTCCGGGTGCTATTTTTGGGTACAAATCTTGAAAATAAAGAACATATGATTCATAATTCCCGATACCAAAATTCAGTACCAAGTTTACAGTGCTGTTCGTGTGGGACATGGTTTTTATCAGGCTTTTGTTGCTAAGTGCGTTTGAGATATTGTAAATAGATGAGATGAGCGTTTTGTTTGTGGAATGAACATAAAGCTCTGTGGTATTCTCAAATACGTTTATTGAGAGAGGGGTAATTTTAGCCTTACTCAGGTTAATATAAATTGAAATGTTTGCGTTGGGATTGATATAAGATTTTGCACCGGTGGCGA from Thermoplasmatales archaeon carries:
- the rpl3p gene encoding 50S ribosomal protein L3, with product MATPHHPRRGSTGYYPRVRAKRMQGDIRSWPELDGSPKIQAFAGYKVGMTHIEMTDYRKYSVTAGQSIASAVTIVEVPPLNVVGIRYYEETDEGLRTLSEKWAETLSKDLLRRIPKRTKKEGEEKGLPVSPDSLSDVRLIVSTNPDSITGVPSKTPDIFEVKISGSDLQSRLKYAEEHLGKEIKFSDFSKPGNFVDVIGVTKGKGFQGHIKRFGVKLLPTKNRKHRRMIGTLGPWHPDWVRNTVPQAGQVGFHQRTFHNIRVLKYSSEKDEDINVKGGFPQYGLVRSEYVLLHGSVPGASKRLIKMRDPARQKTPSLEAVTISYVSKESKQGD
- a CDS encoding ABC transporter ATP-binding protein, translated to MNFDLELKDVTKRFSNVTALDSINLKIDNPGCVGILGPNGAGKTTMFKILTGLVHPTMGSVRINGIDVAEESYKAMKYVGNLVEQPEFYPYLTAREALNYVAKIKGFRKENVNREINRVSSLTHISSYLDRRAGTFSRGMKQRLALASALVGDPPILILDEPTFGLDPSGMKEIRDLIKIMKEKKDKLIILSTHLIYEAREVCDVVYIVNKGKIAFKTETFSEESEIKVELESSGDKFGACLPNAELVDARGNTIILRKNANVSNSNVIDALQREGYMVKWVTPVDSLEDTYVSIVGDQEN
- a CDS encoding ABC transporter permease, whose product is MASPFGSFATTYSYYFKNYYRSKSFYLMLIIIVLVSVLLSYFSIRYINDLSKIFPGIPASSFTSPIREDVLGYIWSFVMTDLPVFAAVFFGSSAISSEIENKTAYHIFPLPVSRFNLLVSKYFAAVSVTIIVISIYVAMQAGVFFYLFGSVIPALPKSYLLLVLFIFSIMALTFLISSIFNKNTYAYISVFLIYFLVFNAYLIVEELLFKTTPYYLLNVAASIIKDVYLNASSNPFSFSTTLNSPSTTEMLRSILIMVIYGIVSFSVAAVIFERKDVK